In Tiliqua scincoides isolate rTilSci1 chromosome 1, rTilSci1.hap2, whole genome shotgun sequence, the following are encoded in one genomic region:
- the CHRM3 gene encoding muscarinic acetylcholine receptor M3, which produces MVPPSNSTVASVVANVSLFWNRDSRGTGLPGATSLSTGSHGLLQSNESFSFTTMEVINGSQTPPDPLGGHAVWQVVLIALLTGIIALVTIIGNILVIVAFKVNKQLKTVNNYFLLSLACADLIIGIISMNLFTTYIIMDRWALGSLACDLWLAIDYVASNASVMNLLVISFDRYFSITRPLTYRAKRTTRRAAVMIGLAWVISFILWAPAILFWQYFVGKRTVHEGECYIQFLSEPVITFGTAIAAFYLPVTIMSILYWRIYKETEKRTKELAGLQASGSEAEAARFVNQTGSSRSCSSYELQQQNTKRSNRRKFGGCHFWMTSKSWKPSPEPVDQEHSSSDSWNNNDGNASLENSASSDEDDIASETRAIYSIVLKLPGPQLPILNSTKLPSSEDLNGSEDELQKLDPESKERKPKKLHPQKSVEDGHLQKSFPKLPLQPGSTAHTGRASDGVSTGSKPPAGLPLSFKEATLAKKFALKTRSQITKRKRMSLIKEKKAAQTLSAILFAFIITWTPYNIMVLVNTFCNCIPKTFWNLGYWLCYINSTVNPMCYALCNKTFRTTFKMLLLCQCDKRKRRKQQYQQRQSVIFHKRIPRAAS; this is translated from the coding sequence ATGGTTCCGCCTAGCAACAGTACAGTCGCGTCAGTGGTTGCAAACGTAAGCCTCTTCTGGAACCGAGACTCCCGAGGGACAGGGCTTCCCGGCGccacctcattatccactggcaGCCATGGCCTTCTCCAATCGAACGAGAGCTTCTCCTTCACTACCATGGAAGTGATCAATGGGTCCCAAACCCCTCCTGATCCTCTGGGTGGGCATGCTGTCTGGCAAGTGGTCCTGATTGCTCTCCTCACTGGCATCATAGCCCTTGTGACTATTATAGGAAACATCCTGGTGATTGTTGCATTTAAAGTCAACAAGCAGCTGAAAACTGTGAACAATTACTTCTTGCTGAGTCTTGCTTGTGCAGATTTGATCATTGGTATTATTTCCATGAACCTTTTTACCACCTACATAATCATGGACCGTTGGGCTTTGGGAAGCTTGGCCTGTGACCTGTGGCTCGCAATTGACTATGTAGCCAGTAATGCCTCTGTCATGAATCTCTTGGTCATCAGTTTTGACCGATATTTTTCTATCACTAGGCCACTTACCTACAGAGCTAAACGAACAACCAGGAGGGCTGCAGTGATGATTGGCTTAGCCTGGGTCATCTCATTCATCCTTTGGGCCCCTGCTATTCTCTTCTGGCAGTATTTTGTTGGGAAACGAACTGTTCATGAGGGTGAATGTTACATTCAGTTTCTAAGTGAACCAGTCATCACTTTTGGCACTGCCATTGCTGCCTTTTATTTGCCAGTCACCATTATGAGTATTTTGTACTGGAGGATATACAAGGAGACAGAGAAGCGTACCAAAGAGTTAGCAGGACTCCAGGCCTCTGGCAGCGAAGCTGAAGCAGCACGCTTTGTCAACCAAACAGGCAGCTCCAGAAGCTGCAGCAGCTACGAGCTGCAACAGCAGAATACAAAACGCTCCAACAGAAGAAAATTCGGAGGCTGCCACTTCTGGATGACATCAAAGAGCTGGAAACCGAGCCCCGAGCCGGTTGATCAGGAACACAGCAGCAGCGACAGTTGGAACAATAATGATGGCAATGCATCTCTTGAGAATTCTGCCTCTTCTGATGAAGATGACATTGCCTCAGAGACCAGGGCCATCTACTCCATAGTACTgaagcttcctggacctcaacttCCTATCCTCAACTCCACAAAGCTACCTTCATCAGAAGACCTGAATGGGTCAGAAGATGAGCTGCAGAAGTTGGACCCAGAGTCAAAGGAGAGGAAGCCTAAAAAGCTTCATCCACAAAAGAGTGTGGAGGATGGACATTTACAGAAAAGCTTTCCCAAGCTTCCACTTCAACCAGGATCAACAGCACACACAGGAAGAGCTTCTGATGGTGTTTCAACAGGGTCTAAGCCACCGGCGGGCCTGCCTTTGTCTTTCAAGGAAGCCACattggccaaaaagtttgcctTGAAGACAAGAAGTCAGATCACCAAGCGAAAACGAATGTCACTCATCAAAGAAAAGAAAGCTGCACAGACACTCAGTGCCATTTTGTTTGCCTTCATCATCACCTGGACCCCGTACAACATCATGGTCCTGGTAAATACCTTTTGCAACTGTATCCCCAAAACCTTTTGGAACCTGGGGTACTGGCTTTGCTACATCAATAGCACAGTGAACCCTATGTGCTATGCACTCTGTAATAAAACATTCAGAACCACTTTCAAGATGTTACTGCTGTGCCAGTGTGACAAGCGAAAACGGCGCAAACAGCAGTATCAGCAGAGACAGTCGGTTATTTTTCATAAGCGGATTCCCCGGGCAGCTTCATAG